The sequence CGAAGTTATGGTACATGAACATGATGGCGATGCTGTAGGCCAGCATGTCGGCCTTTTTGGAAAAAGCGTTTACTAATCGCGTGAATCTCCGATTGTTCATTCTGATATTCAGATTCTGACGTTCCGCGTAACTCGTCGAAACGAAGTCCGGATCAGGATTGCCCATAACGGCATGTTTCTTCGCGCCTAAGCACTTCGCTGGCGAATACCTAGTGTCCGGTTTCTCGTCTGGCTTGCCGTAGACTTTAATGAGCATGGCATAGTCAATCTTGCTGCCGAAATAGTTTTCGACCGCATCCAAGTAGACGCGATTGCCGTCCGTGGTCAACTGCACGCGGTTTGCCAACCGTTCCACAACGGTGGACATAAACATGTAAGCATTGGCCGAATCGCGGGAGCCAAGCTGCCACGCGAAAAGCAATTTCGTGTCGGCACAAAGTGCCGTCCAAGTCCACATACTGCCGACGCCCGGCTCGCCCTTCATTTCATCCGGCACGTTCTTGTCTTTGCAGTAACAGAAGTTCCAGATTTCGTCGCACTCAACTCGTTTGCAATGCAGGTTGCGAAACGCTTGGTGTTGGAATTCCAAGCAGGCTTCACCCAGTTCGCGGGTTAGCTTTTGGATCGTGTTCTTGGAAATGCCGGTAATCCGCACAGTTGCCCGAATCGAGCAACCATCGACTAGGCAGCGAATCACGGCACAACGCTGTTCTTTGGTGAGTTGTTTCATGCCATCATTATGCTTGAGCGGTCAAGGTTTGTCAAGAACATTTTATGACTTTATCATATAGTCCTATTGCATCAAAAACCGATAGATGGTATGCTGGTTATTGTGGCAAGGAAAGCCCCTTTCGGATTTTCGGAGCATGCAATGGCGAAATCCCCCGGCGACTTTATTAGTGAAGAATTGGCGGCGCGTGATTGGACTCAAACCGATCTGGCCATCATCCTCAAAAAGCCGCTTCCAACGGTTAATCGGATATTGCTCGGCAAGCATGCGATCCTGCCGGAAATGGCGATCGCGCTTGGGGAGGCATTCGGTAATGGGGCGGATATTTGGACGCAACGTGAAGCAACATATCGTCTTTCTCTTGCCGAACCGGCGGCGGATGATGAGGTAAGGCGGCGTGCGCGATTGTTTAATCTCGCACCGATAAAAGAAATGATGCGCAGGGGGTGGATTAGCTCGACTGACGAGACGGAAAAACTAGAAAAAGAGCTATGCAGTTTTTTTGGAGTGACTTCCTTAGATAATGATCCATCGATTGGTGCTGTTACCCGAAGATCAACCGGCGACGAACCACTTACCCCAAGTCAGCGAGCGTGGTGCTACCGCGTCCGTCAGCTTGCATCTGCGCAGGCTGTGCCGCAATACAACTCCGAACGGATTGAGGAATGCAAGCGCGCGCTTCGCAAAGTAGCAGCCTTTCCACAGGAAACTCACAAAGTGCCAGCCATCTTGGCATCATTTGGAATTCGCTTTGTCATCGTCGAACCTTTAACTGGGACAAAAGTTGATGGAGTAGCTCTCTGGATTGACGATTCGCCAGCGATCGGTCTCT comes from Pirellulales bacterium and encodes:
- a CDS encoding ImmA/IrrE family metallo-endopeptidase produces the protein MHQKPIDGMLVIVARKAPFGFSEHAMAKSPGDFISEELAARDWTQTDLAIILKKPLPTVNRILLGKHAILPEMAIALGEAFGNGADIWTQREATYRLSLAEPAADDEVRRRARLFNLAPIKEMMRRGWISSTDETEKLEKELCSFFGVTSLDNDPSIGAVTRRSTGDEPLTPSQRAWCYRVRQLASAQAVPQYNSERIEECKRALRKVAAFPQETHKVPAILASFGIRFVIVEPLTGTKVDGVALWIDDSPAIGLSCRLDRFDSFWFTLGHELTHVENHDEAPLDSELSAETAADDIESLQSVKPAMERKADAGAAAMLIPPAEINSFIKRVGPLYSKIKIVQFANRIKIHPAIVVGQLQHRGEIGYHANREMLAKVKNYILPTAITDGWGNTIDPRSLA
- a CDS encoding IS1 family transposase; the protein is MKQLTKEQRCAVIRCLVDGCSIRATVRITGISKNTIQKLTRELGEACLEFQHQAFRNLHCKRVECDEIWNFCYCKDKNVPDEMKGEPGVGSMWTWTALCADTKLLFAWQLGSRDSANAYMFMSTVVERLANRVQLTTDGNRVYLDAVENYFGSKIDYAMLIKVYGKPDEKPDTRYSPAKCLGAKKHAVMGNPDPDFVSTSYAERQNLNIRMNNRRFTRLVNAFSKKADMLAYSIAIMFMYHNFVRIHQTLRSTPAMKAGVSDHKWSIEEMVDLLPLIVAKKRGKYRPRQKQISN